Proteins encoded together in one Prinia subflava isolate CZ2003 ecotype Zambia chromosome W unlocalized genomic scaffold, Cam_Psub_1.2 scaffold_31_NEW, whole genome shotgun sequence window:
- the LOC134565016 gene encoding lysophosphatidic acid receptor 4-like: MGNHSNNHTCLTDDSFKYNLYGAVYSMVFILGLITNCASLFVFLFRMKMRSETAIFMTNLAVSDLLFVFTLPFKIFYNFNKHWPFGDTLCKISGTAFLTNIYGSMLFLTCISVDRFLAIVYPFRSRTIRTRKNSAIVCAGVWILVLSGGISASLFSTTNVSNTSTTCFEGFSKRIWKTYLSKITIFIEVVGFIVPLLLNLTCSSLVLRTLRKPATLSQIGTNKEKVLKMIIVHVAIFIVCFVPYNSILFLYALVRSQAIANCSLERFARTMYPITLCIATLNCCFDPFIYYFTSESFQKSFNIKTQIKMDSLFKTEMPLTKMTLPALQDEISDQAITNGRDPTSESHF; encoded by the coding sequence ATGGGAAACCACAGCAACAACCATACCTGCCTGACAGATGATTCCTTCAAGTACAACCTGTATGGAGCCGTGTACAGCATGGTCTTCATCCTTGGCTTGATCACAAACTGCGCCTccctctttgttttcctcttccgGATGAAGATGCGGAGTGAGACGGCCATTTTTATGACCAACCTGGCAGTTTCAGACTTGCTTTTTGTGTTCACTTTGCCCTTTAAGATTTTTTACAACTTCAACAAGCACTGGCCCTTTGGGGACACCCTGTGCAAGATCTCAGGCACGGCGTTCCTCACCAACATCTACGGGAGCATGTTGTTCCTCACCTGCATCAGCGTGGATCGCTTCCTGGCCATTGTGTATCCCTTCCGCTCCCGCACCATCCGCACCAGGAAGAATTCGGCTATCGTCTGCGCTGGCGTTTGGATCCTGGTCCTCAGTGGTGGAATTTCGGCCTCGCTGTTCTCCACGACCAACGTGTCCAACACCAGCACAACCTGTTTCGAAGGGTTCTCCAAAAGGATCTGGAAAACCTACCTGTCCAAGATTACCATATTTATTGAGGTGGTGGGATTCATCGTCCCTCTGCTGCTCAACCTCACATGCTCCTCGCTGGTTCTCCGGACTTTACGGAAGCCGGCTACCCTGTCCCAGATTGGGACGAACAAGGAGAAAGTGCTGAAGATGATCATTGTGCACGTGGCCATTTTCATTGTGTGCTTTGTCCCCTACAACTCCATCCTGTTCCTGTATGCACTCGTGCGCTCCCAGGCCATTGCCAACTGCTCCCTGGAGAGGTTTGCCAGGACCATGTATCCCATCACATTGTGCATTGCGACCCTCAACTGCTGCTTTGACCCCTTCATCTACTACTTCACCTCTGAGTCTTTCCAGAAGTCCTTCAACATCAAAACCCAGATCAAAATGGATTCTCTTTTCAAGACAGAGATGCCGCTCACAAAGATGACGCTGCCAGCGCTGCAGGATGAGATCAGTGACCAGGCCATCACCAACGGAAGAGATCCCACATCTGAATCCCATTTCTAG